In Thauera sedimentorum, a single genomic region encodes these proteins:
- a CDS encoding multidrug effflux MFS transporter yields MPAVSPWLAALLAALAAIGPFSIDTYLPAFPAMSEALGATPLQVQQTLTAYMATFAFMSLWHGALSDRYGRRGVIIVSMGLFALASLVCAFAMSIEWLWTGRALQGMSAGAGMVVGRAVIRDLYDGAHAQRLMSRVMLIFGVAPAVAPLVGGALLALAGWRSIFVFLALFGMLLGWMTWRFLPETLTEDARQPLHPVSLARAYFTVFSSLAFVMLALAVALNFNGFFVYVLSAPVFVMQHLGLGPLDFAWLFVPAVLGMMGGAWVSGRVAGQWSPRRTIATGFAVMLAAGLGNVLHAALLPPALPASVLPVAVYTFGMSLAMPSLTLLALDLFPTRRGMAASCQSFLQVGVNALSAGMVVPLLWASPLTLGLGMSLFVALGLSAFLLWTRRYAPAAG; encoded by the coding sequence ATGCCCGCCGTCTCTCCCTGGCTCGCGGCGCTGCTGGCCGCGCTGGCGGCCATCGGCCCGTTCTCGATCGACACCTACCTGCCCGCCTTTCCGGCGATGAGCGAGGCGCTCGGCGCCACGCCGCTGCAGGTGCAGCAGACCCTGACCGCCTACATGGCGACCTTCGCCTTCATGTCCCTGTGGCATGGGGCGCTTTCCGACCGCTACGGGCGGCGCGGGGTAATCATCGTGTCGATGGGCCTGTTCGCCCTGGCCTCGCTGGTGTGCGCCTTCGCCATGTCCATCGAGTGGCTGTGGACCGGCCGCGCGCTGCAGGGCATGAGCGCGGGCGCGGGCATGGTGGTGGGGCGCGCGGTGATCCGCGACCTCTACGACGGCGCGCACGCGCAGCGGCTGATGTCGCGGGTGATGCTGATCTTCGGCGTGGCCCCGGCGGTGGCCCCGCTGGTGGGCGGCGCGCTGCTGGCGCTGGCCGGCTGGCGGTCGATCTTCGTCTTCCTGGCCCTGTTCGGCATGCTGCTGGGCTGGATGACCTGGCGTTTCCTGCCCGAGACGCTGACCGAGGATGCGCGCCAGCCGCTGCATCCGGTGAGCCTGGCGCGCGCTTACTTCACGGTGTTTTCCAGCCTGGCCTTCGTGATGCTGGCGCTGGCGGTGGCGCTCAACTTCAACGGCTTCTTCGTCTATGTGCTGTCGGCGCCGGTGTTCGTCATGCAGCACCTCGGCCTCGGGCCGCTGGACTTCGCCTGGCTGTTCGTGCCGGCGGTGCTCGGCATGATGGGCGGCGCCTGGGTGTCCGGCCGGGTGGCCGGGCAGTGGAGCCCGCGGCGCACCATCGCCACCGGTTTTGCGGTGATGCTGGCGGCGGGGCTGGGCAACGTGCTGCATGCCGCGCTGCTGCCGCCGGCGCTGCCGGCCTCGGTGCTGCCGGTGGCGGTCTACACTTTCGGCATGTCGCTGGCCATGCCCAGCCTCACCTTGCTGGCGCTGGATCTCTTCCCCACGCGCCGCGGCATGGCGGCGAGCTGCCAGAGTTTCCTGCAGGTGGGGGTGAATGCGCTGAGCGCCGGCATGGTGGTGCCGCTGCTGTGGGCGAGCCCACTCACCCTGGGCCTGGGGATGAGCCTGTTCGTGGCGCTCGGGCTGTCGGCCTTCCTGCTGTGGACCCGGCGCTACGCGCCCGCGGCCGGCTAG
- a CDS encoding SDR family NAD(P)-dependent oxidoreductase, which translates to MERKQVAVIVGAGPGLGCALAQRFGKASMHVAMARRHAGRLDALAAECSGINHAARAYECDATDEGAVARLFEQVGRELGEPDLVVYNAGSILHRSILETEAAEFEQAWRTGCLGGFLVGRAAARAMMQRIGRGGPGGTILFTGATASLRGGAGFHGFAVAKFGLRALAQSMARELQPKGIHVAHIVIDGRIRPPEVVEHPGETPDESMLDPHAIAEVYYQLHTQPRSAWTQELDLRPSSERF; encoded by the coding sequence ATGGAACGGAAACAGGTGGCAGTCATCGTCGGCGCAGGGCCGGGTCTGGGCTGTGCGCTGGCGCAGCGCTTCGGCAAGGCCTCGATGCATGTGGCGATGGCGCGCCGCCATGCCGGCCGCCTCGACGCGCTGGCCGCCGAATGCTCCGGCATCAACCACGCGGCACGGGCCTACGAGTGCGATGCCACCGACGAAGGCGCGGTCGCCAGGCTGTTCGAGCAGGTCGGGCGCGAGCTCGGCGAGCCGGACCTGGTGGTGTACAACGCCGGCAGCATCCTCCATCGCAGCATCCTGGAAACCGAGGCCGCGGAGTTCGAACAGGCCTGGCGCACCGGCTGCCTGGGCGGCTTCCTGGTGGGACGCGCCGCCGCGCGCGCGATGATGCAGCGCATCGGCCGTGGCGGCCCCGGCGGCACCATCCTGTTCACCGGCGCCACCGCCAGCCTGCGCGGCGGCGCGGGTTTCCACGGCTTCGCGGTCGCCAAGTTCGGCCTGCGCGCACTGGCGCAGAGCATGGCGCGCGAGCTGCAGCCCAAGGGCATCCACGTTGCCCATATCGTCATCGACGGCCGCATCCGCCCGCCGGAAGTGGTCGAGCACCCGGGCGAGACGCCGGATGAGAGCATGCTCGATCCGCACGCCATCGCCGAGGTCTATTACCAGCTCCACACGCAGCCGCGCAGCGCCTGGACGCAGGAACTCGACCTGCGGCCGTCGTCCGAGCGGTTCTGA
- a CDS encoding YifB family Mg chelatase-like AAA ATPase, whose translation MSLALVHARALDGMSAPAVTVEAHLANGLPGFSLVGLPDAEVREARERVRAAVATSQFEYPQRRITVNLAPADLPKEGGRFDLPIALGILAASRQVDGAALAHHEFVGELSLSGELRPVRGALAAALRAGEAGRALVVPAANAAEAALARHTTVLPAASLLEVCAHLNGHQALSPHHAELPPLAQVAGPDLAEVKGQHEARRALEVAAAGQHSLLMYGPPGTGKSMLARRLPGLLPELDEHQALACAALQSLDRGFDPATWRQRPMRSPHHSASVAALVGGGSNPRPGEISLAHNGVLFLDELPEFDRRALEALREPLETGIVTVSRARRRVVFPAHFQLVATMNPCPCGYAGHPVRRCTCTPDQVARYRARLSGPLLDRIDLRVEVPVLDQDVLMARPAGEASAAVRERVARAQALQHKRQGVPNSLLDEAQVEAHCRPDDAAAALLRQAIARLRLSARAYHRILRVARTVADLAGATRIDAAHMAEAVQYRRGFDEA comes from the coding sequence ATGTCGCTAGCCTTGGTACACGCGCGCGCCCTGGACGGCATGAGCGCGCCCGCGGTGACCGTCGAGGCGCATCTGGCCAACGGCCTGCCGGGTTTCTCGCTGGTCGGCCTGCCCGATGCGGAGGTGCGCGAAGCGCGCGAGCGGGTCCGGGCCGCGGTCGCCACCTCGCAGTTCGAGTACCCGCAGCGGCGCATCACCGTCAATCTCGCCCCGGCCGACCTGCCCAAGGAGGGCGGGCGCTTCGACCTGCCGATCGCCCTCGGCATCCTCGCCGCCTCGCGCCAGGTCGATGGCGCGGCGCTCGCACATCACGAGTTCGTCGGCGAGCTGTCGCTCAGCGGCGAGTTGCGCCCGGTGCGCGGCGCGCTGGCCGCCGCCCTGCGGGCAGGCGAAGCCGGACGGGCGCTGGTGGTGCCGGCCGCCAACGCCGCCGAGGCCGCGCTGGCCCGCCACACCACGGTGCTGCCCGCCGCCAGCCTGCTCGAAGTCTGCGCCCATCTCAACGGCCACCAGGCGCTGTCGCCCCATCATGCCGAGCTGCCGCCGCTGGCGCAGGTCGCCGGACCGGATCTTGCCGAGGTCAAGGGGCAGCACGAGGCGCGCCGCGCGCTCGAGGTGGCCGCTGCCGGTCAGCATTCGCTGCTGATGTACGGCCCGCCCGGCACCGGCAAGTCCATGCTCGCCCGCCGCCTGCCCGGTCTGCTGCCGGAGCTCGACGAGCACCAGGCGCTGGCCTGCGCCGCGCTGCAGTCGCTGGACCGCGGCTTCGATCCGGCCACCTGGCGCCAGCGGCCGATGCGCAGCCCTCACCATTCCGCCTCGGTCGCCGCTCTGGTCGGCGGCGGCAGCAACCCGCGTCCCGGCGAGATCTCGCTGGCTCACAACGGCGTGCTCTTCCTCGACGAACTGCCGGAGTTCGACCGCCGCGCGCTGGAAGCGCTGCGCGAGCCGCTGGAGACCGGCATCGTCACCGTCTCGCGCGCCCGCCGGCGGGTGGTGTTTCCGGCGCACTTCCAGCTGGTGGCGACGATGAACCCCTGCCCCTGCGGCTATGCCGGACACCCGGTGCGGCGCTGCACCTGCACGCCGGACCAGGTGGCGCGCTACCGGGCGCGCCTCTCCGGCCCCTTGCTCGACCGCATCGACCTGCGCGTGGAGGTGCCGGTGCTCGACCAGGACGTGCTGATGGCACGCCCGGCCGGCGAGGCGAGCGCCGCGGTGCGCGAGCGCGTGGCCCGCGCCCAGGCGCTGCAGCACAAGCGCCAGGGCGTGCCCAACAGCCTGCTCGACGAGGCCCAGGTCGAAGCGCACTGCCGTCCCGACGATGCGGCCGCGGCCTTGCTGCGCCAGGCCATCGCGCGCCTGCGGCTGTCGGCGCGGGCCTACCACCGCATCCTGCGGGTGGCCCGCACCGTGGCGGACCTGGCCGGCGCGACCCGCATCGACGCCGCCCACATGGCCGAGGCCGTCCAGTATCGCCGGGGCTTCGACGAAGCCTGA
- a CDS encoding accessory factor UbiK family protein: MSTPRILDEIGAKLSEIAAASPARDIEKNVRALLGSAFGKLDLVTREEFDVQREVLAQTRRRLAELEARVAELEAGLEGRDKQG; the protein is encoded by the coding sequence ATGAGCACTCCCCGCATCCTCGACGAAATCGGCGCCAAGCTCTCCGAGATCGCCGCCGCGAGTCCTGCGCGAGACATCGAGAAGAACGTGCGTGCCCTGCTCGGCAGCGCCTTCGGCAAGCTCGACCTGGTCACCCGCGAGGAATTCGACGTGCAGCGCGAGGTGCTTGCCCAGACCCGTCGCCGCCTGGCCGAGCTGGAAGCGCGGGTCGCGGAACTCGAGGCCGGCCTCGAAGGGCGCGACAAGCAGGGCTGA
- the glnK gene encoding P-II family nitrogen regulator, translating into MKFITAIIKPFKLDEVREALSAIGVQGITVTEVKGFGRQKGHTELYRGAEYVVDFLPKVKIEAAIRADILDQAIEAIEKAASTGKIGDGKIFVFDLEQAIRIRTGETGTDAL; encoded by the coding sequence ATGAAATTCATCACTGCGATCATCAAGCCCTTCAAGCTCGACGAGGTGCGCGAGGCGCTCTCGGCCATCGGCGTGCAGGGCATCACCGTCACCGAGGTCAAGGGCTTCGGCCGCCAGAAAGGCCACACCGAGCTCTACCGCGGCGCCGAGTACGTCGTCGACTTCCTGCCCAAGGTCAAGATCGAAGCCGCCATCCGCGCCGACATCCTCGACCAGGCCATCGAAGCCATCGAGAAGGCCGCATCCACCGGAAAGATAGGCGACGGAAAGATCTTCGTCTTCGACCTCGAGCAAGCCATCCGCATCCGCACCGGCGAAACCGGTACCGACGCGCTGTAA
- a CDS encoding ammonium transporter, producing MKKILTPLLALAGAGLAGPALAEEANVLNHVFELQYAMDTFYFLVCGALVMWMAAGFAMLEAGLVRSKNTVEILTKNVALFAVSCIMYLVCGYAIMYGGDIFLSGIAGGDSLVDEAFASFAEREGDFGGDSVYSGASDFFFQVVFVATAMSIVSGAVAERMKLWAFLLFAVVMTGFIYPMEGSWTWNGDDVFGMYNLGDLGFSDFAGSGIVHMAGAAAALAGVLLLGARKGKYGPNGEVRAIPGANLPLATLGTFILWMGWFGFNGGSVLKLGDIASANSVAMVFLNTNTAAAGGAIAALIVSKLMFGKADLTMLLNGALAGLVAITAEPSTPTPLLATLFGAAGGVLVVLSITFLDKLKIDDPVGAISVHGTCGLLGLLLVPVTNGDVSFSGQLIGAATIFVWVFGCSLVVWGVLKAIMGIRVTEEEEYEGTDLTECGQEAYPEFVTK from the coding sequence ATGAAAAAGATCCTGACCCCCCTGCTGGCCCTGGCCGGCGCAGGCCTGGCCGGCCCGGCCCTGGCCGAAGAGGCCAACGTGCTGAACCACGTGTTCGAGCTGCAGTACGCCATGGACACCTTCTACTTCCTGGTGTGCGGCGCGCTGGTGATGTGGATGGCGGCCGGCTTCGCGATGCTGGAAGCCGGTCTGGTGCGCTCCAAGAACACCGTGGAGATCCTCACCAAGAACGTGGCGCTGTTCGCCGTGTCCTGCATCATGTACCTGGTGTGCGGCTACGCCATCATGTACGGCGGCGACATCTTCCTGTCGGGCATCGCCGGCGGCGACTCGCTGGTCGATGAGGCCTTCGCCTCCTTCGCCGAGCGCGAAGGCGACTTCGGCGGCGATTCGGTGTATTCCGGCGCCTCGGACTTCTTCTTCCAGGTGGTGTTCGTCGCCACCGCCATGTCCATCGTCTCCGGCGCGGTGGCCGAGCGCATGAAGCTGTGGGCCTTCCTGCTGTTCGCGGTGGTCATGACCGGCTTCATCTACCCGATGGAAGGCAGCTGGACCTGGAACGGCGACGACGTGTTCGGCATGTACAACCTGGGCGACCTGGGCTTCTCCGACTTCGCCGGCTCCGGCATCGTGCATATGGCCGGTGCGGCTGCTGCGCTGGCCGGTGTGCTGCTGCTCGGCGCCCGTAAGGGCAAGTACGGCCCCAACGGCGAGGTGCGTGCCATCCCCGGCGCCAACCTGCCGCTGGCCACCCTGGGCACCTTCATCCTGTGGATGGGCTGGTTCGGCTTCAACGGCGGCTCGGTGCTGAAGCTGGGCGACATCGCCAGCGCCAACTCGGTGGCCATGGTGTTCCTCAACACCAACACCGCCGCAGCCGGTGGCGCGATCGCCGCGCTGATCGTCTCCAAGCTGATGTTCGGCAAGGCCGACTTGACCATGCTACTCAACGGCGCGCTGGCCGGCCTGGTGGCGATCACCGCCGAGCCCTCCACCCCGACCCCGCTGCTCGCCACCCTGTTCGGTGCCGCCGGCGGCGTGCTGGTGGTGCTGTCCATCACTTTCCTCGACAAGCTGAAGATCGACGATCCGGTCGGCGCCATCTCGGTGCACGGTACCTGCGGCCTGCTCGGCCTGCTGCTGGTCCCGGTGACCAACGGCGACGTCAGCTTCAGCGGCCAGCTGATCGGCGCGGCAACCATCTTCGTGTGGGTGTTCGGCTGCAGCCTGGTGGTCTGGGGCGTGCTCAAGGCCATCATGGGCATCCGCGTGACCGAGGAAGAAGAGTATGAAGGCACCGACCTGACCGAGTGCGGCCAGGAAGCCT